GCATACTCATAGTGTAAGGTATTGGTATCGAGAAAAATCCCATGATTTTCTTTCCCCATACCTATGGCAAACTGATCCATGATCCCGCTATTGACACCAATAAACTCATTTTCTACTTTCTTGCCTAGCTTTACAAGCTCTAATCGTTCGATTCCAAAAGCGAATATTTCATTTATCATAACCCCGATTAACATTTCAAGAGAAGCAGAAGACGAAAGTCCTGCACCATTTGGAATGTTACCATAAACAAGAATATCAAGACCAGACGGAAGTTTCCAACCCGCTTCTTGAATATAACGAATCATCCCTTTTGGGTAATTGGCCCAATCATGTTCCTTTTTATAAGTGAGATCATTGAGTTGAAATTTAATTATTCCAGTATCCGGAAAATTCGAGGAATATAATCGTATTTTTTGATCATTACGTTTTCTAGCAATTCCATACGTTCCATAAGTGATCGCACAAGGAAACACGTGCCCTCCATTATAATCCGTATGCTCACCAATTAAATTAATCCGACCGGGCGAAAAAAACACGCGAATATCCTGATTATCCTCTTTTAGAAATACCTCAAAAAAAGTATCTATTAATCGTTGAATATCCATGTCATAACTTCCCCTCGATATCTTTGAGTACATATTTTTTTAAAAACTACTATTTCGTTTTATTAATTCCGTGGCAATTATGATCTTTTTAGCTACGGTTCTCCCGGCTATTCGTTCCATTAATGTGTCAACGGCTGTTTCTCCCATTAATTCGGTGTACACCTTTAAAGTTGTCAATGGGGGATAAATATATTTTGATACACTAATATCATTAATCCCGATAATATTTACTCGCTCAGGAACAGTAATATTTTCTTCATGAAGTGCGCGCAAACAGCCAATAGCAATTAAATCATTACCCGCAAAAAAAGCGGTGGGAAGATTATCACCATGATCATGAATGGCTTGTTTCATCATACGGTATCCATCATCGACGGTAAATTTACCAATATACATGAAGCTTTCATTAAAAAGGTTACGTTCTTGTAAATAAGCACGAAATGTCTTGTCACGAAGATCTTCAATTTCAGAAGAATCATCTTTAAATTTTTCTCGTCCACCAATATAGCCAATCGATTGATGACCCTTTTCTAATAAATAATTGATAATTTTTTTGGTTGCTTCTTCAAAATCAATAACAACCGAATCATACGTATTATCATCAGGGCTGTAATCAACAAATGTGATATATTCCGTAACCTCTGATAACTTCACTACTTCATTTACACTGAACTTTCCTACTGCAATAATTCCTTGTATATTCTCTTGTCTTACTTCATCCAAATTGTTATAAAAATAATTAACTACTTGAATGTCCAATTGCTGACAACGTTGTTCAATACCAAAGCGTATGGACATATAATATAAATCCTCTAATTCTTCCTTTTCGGTATACCAATGAATGATCGCAATTTTGGAGGTAGGGGGTCTTACCGACCTTTTTTTATAGGATAGCTCTTCAGCAATTTCAAAGATTTTCTTTCTTGTTTCGTCTGTTACAGATAAAGAAGGGTCGTAGTTTAAGACACGCGAGACTGTCGCGATTGAAACTCCTGCCTTTTCAGCTATGTCTTTAATTGTTGCCATATTTTTCCCCTTTCCTATCAAGTTTGATCTAAAATTAAAACCCATCATCTTCTTACAACCATACTTGCGAACGGTGGCAATTGTTTACCTTGGAACATTTTTGTTTCTGAAGAATGATTCAAGATAAACAAATAAGTCATCCCTTTACTTATTCTTTTATAGACTTCAACGCCTTTTTCCGACTCAATATGCCAAATATCATGACGATCGATAATTTCCTTAGCAATCTCTTGCAATGCTGTTGTTTCTAGTCCTCCTCCAATATAGTAAACCATACCTTTTTTATATTTATTTCTTGTTACAGCGGCCATTTCCTGATAAAATTCATCCCCATATTTAAAAATTACTTCTGCAGTATCTGGTTTAATCAAGTCTCTCCATACACTCATTTCATACCTTTTTCCAATACTTTTCTCAATTACTGGTACACTGCGGTTGTTGGACAACGACTCTACTTCGTGTATGGTGATTCCAGCTAGATCTCTAATATAACCCGGTAAAGGTTTCTTAAAATGAATGTTATTATTCTTATCTTTTAATCCTGCACGAAATGAGAATATGATCGTGCCACCATCTTCTACGAACTTTCGAAAACGTTCTGCTAATTGTTCATCTATGATTTGCAGTACAGGTACAAGCAATACTTTATATTTAGAAAAATCTCGTTCAATCGGAATCACATCAATCTGAGTATTCCATTCATAAAAAGGGGAATACAAACGAAGCAGTTCATTCGTGAAATCAAATCCCTCGCTTTGGATTTGGAATCTCCATGACCATATATTGTCATAATCGTACAAGACTGCAATATCAGCATTTATATCAGATCGGAGTACTTCCTCATATTGTGATATATCGTTAAAAACGGATTGTACTTCTTGGTATTTCCTACCATAATTGTTGTCATGATCAACAATTCCATAACAAAATTGTTCGGCACCTTTCGTCATGCCACGCCAACGGAAATAAAGTAGATCAGTGCAACCATGAGCAAAAGCTTGATACGACCACATTTTGGCTTGATTCGGTCGTGGGAAATAGCCAATAACAGTATGACCTTGCGCACCCATCAGCTCTTCCACAATCCAGTAATTTTTCCCTAATAATCCTCTGTTAAAATCATGAGCCATGGCAATTGCTGCTG
The sequence above is a segment of the Tepidibacillus fermentans genome. Coding sequences within it:
- a CDS encoding galactokinase, with amino-acid sequence MDIQRLIDTFFEVFLKEDNQDIRVFFSPGRINLIGEHTDYNGGHVFPCAITYGTYGIARKRNDQKIRLYSSNFPDTGIIKFQLNDLTYKKEHDWANYPKGMIRYIQEAGWKLPSGLDILVYGNIPNGAGLSSSASLEMLIGVMINEIFAFGIERLELVKLGKKVENEFIGVNSGIMDQFAIGMGKENHGIFLDTNTLHYEYAPLNLTNHQIIIMNTNKRRELSDSKYNERRNECEQALSQLQKVLPIQTLGELSGDEFEKNKHLISDEILRRRAKHAVYENQRTIKALHELKSGNLVEFGKLINASHQSLKEDYEVTGIELDTLVEAAWEQRGTLGARMTGAGFGGCAIAIVEKDEIEAFIQKVGKKYKEVIGYEATFYVASIGDGTKEITMEVMS
- a CDS encoding LacI family DNA-binding transcriptional regulator, with amino-acid sequence MATIKDIAEKAGVSIATVSRVLNYDPSLSVTDETRKKIFEIAEELSYKKRSVRPPTSKIAIIHWYTEKEELEDLYYMSIRFGIEQRCQQLDIQVVNYFYNNLDEVRQENIQGIIAVGKFSVNEVVKLSEVTEYITFVDYSPDDNTYDSVVIDFEEATKKIINYLLEKGHQSIGYIGGREKFKDDSSEIEDLRDKTFRAYLQERNLFNESFMYIGKFTVDDGYRMMKQAIHDHGDNLPTAFFAGNDLIAIGCLRALHEENITVPERVNIIGINDISVSKYIYPPLTTLKVYTELMGETAVDTLMERIAGRTVAKKIIIATELIKRNSSF
- a CDS encoding beta-galactosidase, whose amino-acid sequence is MYLGVDYYPEHWPKEMMDEDIKGIKELGANIVRIGEFAWHMMESKEGNFDFTFFDDVIARLKKEGIKVIFGTPTATFPAWLAKKFPFILSVDENGDTRVFGGRRQYCFNSDIYRKYSARITEELVKHYKDESAIVAWQIDNELGHEGSDMCYCDQCHVKFQEFLKEKYESIDELNERWGTIFWGQTYNDFSEIPIPKKTITTHNPALQLDWARFRSFSVNSFAHEMISIVRKYKGKHQQITTNVSGGFFNKWFDHAENVKPLDFVSYDNYPVWGGLSESIPPAAIAMAHDFNRGLLGKNYWIVEELMGAQGHTVIGYFPRPNQAKMWSYQAFAHGCTDLLYFRWRGMTKGAEQFCYGIVDHDNNYGRKYQEVQSVFNDISQYEEVLRSDINADIAVLYDYDNIWSWRFQIQSEGFDFTNELLRLYSPFYEWNTQIDVIPIERDFSKYKVLLVPVLQIIDEQLAERFRKFVEDGGTIIFSFRAGLKDKNNNIHFKKPLPGYIRDLAGITIHEVESLSNNRSVPVIEKSIGKRYEMSVWRDLIKPDTAEVIFKYGDEFYQEMAAVTRNKYKKGMVYYIGGGLETTALQEIAKEIIDRHDIWHIESEKGVEVYKRISKGMTYLFILNHSSETKMFQGKQLPPFASMVVRR